Proteins encoded together in one Benincasa hispida cultivar B227 chromosome 1, ASM972705v1, whole genome shotgun sequence window:
- the LOC120071686 gene encoding transcription factor LAF1-like, which produces MFSQQEEEKILTLHRLLGNRWSQIAQHLVGRTDNEIKNYWNSHLKKKAILELQDSKSRVHSNRDPLLEKMGRSGNEQRGSQPKALFAEWLYDINGGSSMEGSFDNEGRTASREGYGFEMLNWDLDFEGQISDGFAT; this is translated from the exons ATGTTTAGCcaacaagaagaagagaaaatctTGACCCTTCATCGCTTGTTAGGCAACAG GTGGTCTCAAATAGCACAACATTTAGTAGGAAGAACAGACAATGAGATAAAGAACTATTGGAATTCTCATTTGAAGAAGAAAGCAATCTTGGAATTGCAGGATTCAAAAAGTAGAGTTCATTCGAATCGAGATCCGCTGTTGGAGAAGATGGGAAGATCGGGAAATGAGCAGAGGGGAAGCCAACCGAAGGCCTTGTTTGCAGAATGGCTTTATGATATTAATGGTGGGAGCTCCATGGAAGGAAGCTTTGATAATGAGGGAAGAACGGCAAGCAGAGAAGGCTATGGTTTTGAGATGCTCAATTGGGACCTTGATTTCGAGGGACAAATTTCTGATGGCTTTGCAACTTAA